CTCTAACTCAAAGTACTGAGGGATATTTTTATGTCGTGGCGTTGCTTTTCCGTTTTCGCCCACATCGAATGCATCAGGACAGATACTTGCGCACAGCCCGCATCCACTACAGCACTCATCAACTACTACTCTCATCCTCTGACCTCTCTTTTTGTTGGGTTAAACTTTCATTGACCTGGAACGATCTCAATTTTTGCCCTGCTTCCGGAATCGAGGTTGTGATATGCATCGACCACAGAGTCGAATTTTTCGACTGATTGATCGAGGATGTTCAGCGGATCGATAACTCCGGTTTGAATCAAAGAGGCAAGCTGTGGAATGATTCTGTGATGATCACAGTTGCCCATTTTGATGGTGAGATTTTTATTTAGGGCAACACCAAATGGGAAAAACTGTGCACTTTGTGGATAGAGTCCAACAACAGCCAGGGTTCCGGCTTTATCAATTGCCTCAGTTTCCCACCTCAGGGCCTGAGACGGGGCATCCCCGACAGACCAGTTTGATTTTACCTCCTGCCCGCCGGTTTGAACCTGTTTTATTTCATCGTCAAATTCTTTTCTATGAAGTTGAGATTGCTGAGCAGCGGGCCCGCTGTGTGCGGCATGAGCATCAACCCCCACAGCATCGATAACCCTATCCACCCCTATACCACCGGTAAGCGTGTGGATAATTTCCACAGGATCATCCTGATCGAAATTTATAATCTCAGCCCCCTGCATTCTGGCCATTTCAAGTCTTGTGGGGATAGAGTCGACAGCCAGAACCCTTCCAGCACCAAAATACCACGCACTCCAGATAGCAAAGAGTCCAACCGGTCCGCATCCAAAGACCGCAACGGTATCCCCCTGTCGGATCTCGGCCAGCTCAGCGGCGTAGAAACCTGAGGGGAGTATATCGGAGAGCATAACAGCCTGATCATCGGAAATCTGGGGGGGTATTTTGACCGGCCCCACATTGGCAAAGGGAATGGTTGCTTTTTGCGCCTGAAGTCCCTGAA
The sequence above is drawn from the Chitinispirillum alkaliphilum genome and encodes:
- a CDS encoding Zinc-containing alcohol dehydrogenase; translated protein: MEEENIPLSSEAPVLHCLSLCQRDLRVLNIRGVYMKAVVYYGVGDIRLEEIDDPQINSPTDALVRLTASGISGTDLHIVRGRMGTMLEGTVLGHEGVGIVEAVGAEVRNLVPGDRVVIPSSIACGYCVYCRAGYYSQCDNANPNGKLSGGAYFGGPQISGPFQGLQAQKATIPFANVGPVKIPPQISDDQAVMLSDILPSGFYAAELAEIRQGDTVAVFGCGPVGLFAIWSAWYFGAGRVLAVDSIPTRLEMARMQGAEIINFDQDDPVEIIHTLTGGIGVDRVIDAVGVDAHAAHSGPAAQQSQLHRKEFDDEIKQVQTGGQEVKSNWSVGDAPSQALRWETEAIDKAGTLAVVGLYPQSAQFFPFGVALNKNLTIKMGNCDHHRIIPQLASLIQTGVIDPLNILDQSVEKFDSVVDAYHNLDSGSRAKIEIVPGQ